A stretch of Comamonadaceae bacterium M7527 DNA encodes these proteins:
- a CDS encoding diheme cytochrome c, which yields MHLPTCMREATRRLRPLAVASVVACATVVSAPAWSGPDVRNVPMPKEYANECAACHMAYPPGLLGAPAWGRIMGGLDKHYGSDASLDADTVRKLSMWLEANASRRRDMQNPPEDRITTSEWFVHEHRQFTQQDWAHPSVGGASNCMACHQGADRYGFDDDNVRLPVGVGRNSWWRGEGDHD from the coding sequence ATGCATTTACCAACTTGTATGCGAGAGGCGACACGCCGATTGCGCCCTTTGGCTGTTGCCAGTGTGGTGGCCTGCGCCACTGTGGTCAGCGCGCCTGCCTGGTCTGGCCCGGATGTGCGCAACGTGCCCATGCCCAAGGAGTACGCCAATGAGTGTGCGGCCTGCCATATGGCCTACCCACCTGGTTTGCTGGGTGCGCCGGCATGGGGCCGCATCATGGGCGGCTTGGACAAGCACTATGGCAGCGATGCCTCGCTGGATGCCGATACGGTGCGCAAGCTCAGCATGTGGTTAGAGGCCAACGCCAGCCGCCGCCGCGATATGCAAAACCCGCCTGAGGATCGCATCACCACCAGTGAGTGGTTTGTGCACGAACATCGCCAATTTACGCAGCAAGACTGGGCCCACCCCAGTGTGGGCGGTGCCAGCAACTGCATGGCCTGCCATCAAGGTGCGGACCGTTATGGCTTTGACGACGACAATGTGCGCCTGCCAGTGGGTGTGGGGCGCAACAGCTGGTGGCGCGGGGAGGGTGATCATGACTGA
- a CDS encoding DUF1924 domain-containing protein, translating to MYSIKQKVMALALSGVSLCSAAGDTTPQQQLQRWETQAGASASAVRGEVFFTTKRLHDWSCATCHNAPPNRAGEHIKTKKTLRPLAPAFNDRSLTQQSKADKWFRRNCNDVVGRECSAQEKADVIAYLLSVE from the coding sequence ATGTATTCAATCAAACAGAAGGTGATGGCGCTGGCCTTGTCTGGTGTGAGCCTTTGTAGCGCTGCGGGCGACACCACGCCGCAACAGCAGCTGCAGCGCTGGGAAACGCAAGCGGGTGCATCCGCCAGTGCGGTGCGAGGCGAGGTGTTTTTTACGACCAAGCGTCTACACGACTGGTCGTGCGCCACCTGCCATAACGCGCCGCCCAACCGTGCGGGTGAGCACATCAAAACCAAAAAGACGCTCAGGCCGTTGGCGCCTGCCTTCAATGACCGTTCGCTCACGCAGCAGAGCAAAGCCGATAAATGGTTTCGCCGCAACTGCAACGACGTGGTGGGGCGCGAGTGCAGCGCTCAGGAAAAAGCCGACGTCATCGCCTATTTGCTGTCCGTCGAATAA
- a CDS encoding PepSY domain-containing protein: MSRFCNVSPAWKLCLALVLGACLGLPALADDDDDHYQARAALLAGDIHPLSDVLNMVAQRYPGRVIKVELEREHAQWVYEIKMVSPRGALIKLEVNATDLSVRSKGKRP; the protein is encoded by the coding sequence ATGTCCCGCTTTTGCAACGTGTCACCCGCATGGAAACTGTGCTTAGCCTTGGTCTTGGGCGCATGCCTTGGCTTACCCGCACTTGCTGACGATGACGACGACCACTACCAAGCAAGAGCCGCGTTATTGGCTGGCGACATTCACCCCTTGAGTGACGTACTCAACATGGTCGCGCAGCGATACCCAGGGCGCGTGATTAAAGTTGAACTGGAGCGTGAGCACGCGCAATGGGTTTACGAAATCAAAATGGTCAGCCCAAGAGGCGCGCTGATCAAACTCGAAGTCAACGCAACTGATTTGAGCGTACGGTCCAAAGGCAAACGACCATGA
- a CDS encoding response regulator transcription factor has translation MKLLLAEDDTYLRQGLSQTLVKAGFTVDAVDNGVDAHHQGLHAHYQAAIVDLGLPQLDGLSVLKQWRSAGIHLPVLLLTARDHWSEKVAGIDAGADDYLTKPFHSEELVARLHALIRRSQGIATPTLSCGDTQLDPRTGSVQHAGASINLTAQEFKLLHHLMLHANQMVTRAELVEHLYAYDFDRDSNTIEVFVARLRKKLKHHNIETVRGMGYRMTCPATATTCEGTP, from the coding sequence ATGAAATTGCTACTAGCCGAAGATGACACCTACTTGCGCCAAGGCCTGAGCCAAACCCTGGTGAAGGCAGGCTTTACCGTAGACGCCGTCGACAATGGTGTAGACGCCCACCACCAAGGGCTGCACGCACACTACCAAGCTGCAATCGTGGACCTGGGCTTGCCCCAGCTTGATGGCTTGAGCGTGCTCAAGCAATGGCGCTCAGCGGGCATACATTTGCCCGTGCTGCTGCTCACAGCCCGTGACCACTGGAGCGAAAAAGTAGCCGGCATTGACGCCGGCGCCGACGACTACCTCACCAAACCCTTTCACAGCGAAGAACTGGTGGCTCGCTTACACGCGCTGATTAGGCGCAGCCAAGGCATTGCTACGCCAACGCTAAGCTGCGGCGACACACAACTAGACCCCCGCACAGGAAGCGTTCAACATGCAGGCGCAAGCATTAACCTGACAGCGCAAGAGTTCAAACTGCTGCACCACCTCATGCTGCACGCCAACCAGATGGTCACGCGTGCCGAGCTGGTCGAGCACTTGTATGCCTATGACTTTGACCGCGACTCCAACACCATTGAAGTGTTCGTCGCGCGACTCAGAAAAAAGCTAAAACACCACAACATTGAAACCGTCAGAGGCATGGGCTACCGCATGACCTGCCCTGCCACTGCAACCACCTGCGAGGGCACACCCTGA
- a CDS encoding sensor histidine kinase: MAIGLLVALGATGWTLSRLFEQEVEQQIRTELLRHLDYVTAQVTLTPNATATLDDLQLTDPRWTQPYSGLYWQLTQANGEHTLRSRSLWDAQLPVSAPAYGETGVWLAQSEGPKKQTLLVLTRSIHPIDAVNDIWYISVAVDHASVHSAMQSFDTALTVAMALLLLLMLALSWFQLRLGLAPLNSLQAGLDRLKRGDSNALEGYYPTELQPLVDDFNLALQHQHTSALLAREQAGNLAHGVKTPLSVMQQAAQLYGDHPLAQTVREHVTQAKRQIDWHLAKSRAAAAHQQIHEAIAATPMVDSLVRAMRVVHANKQLNIQWVRPTQQIDFLGAAPDFQEMLGNVLDNACMWATHTVHISVTYQHANQLQITIQDDGPGLSAAHIQHVMQRGVRLDEQQSGSGLGLTITQDLAATYGGKLQLGPSTLGGLQATLTLPARLRSTTS, translated from the coding sequence ATGGCTATAGGGCTGTTGGTGGCCCTTGGCGCCACCGGTTGGACGCTATCGCGCTTGTTTGAACAAGAAGTCGAGCAGCAAATACGCACAGAACTGCTTCGCCACCTAGACTACGTCACCGCGCAGGTCACGCTCACCCCCAACGCCACGGCCACGCTGGACGACCTGCAACTCACTGACCCACGCTGGACGCAACCCTACTCGGGCTTGTATTGGCAGCTCACACAGGCCAACGGCGAACACACCTTGCGCTCCAGGTCGTTATGGGACGCGCAACTGCCAGTAAGCGCGCCAGCGTATGGTGAGACTGGCGTCTGGCTCGCTCAAAGTGAAGGGCCAAAGAAACAAACACTGCTGGTGCTAACGCGCAGCATCCACCCCATAGACGCGGTTAACGACATTTGGTACATCAGCGTCGCGGTAGACCACGCCAGCGTACACAGTGCCATGCAGTCGTTTGACACCGCACTGACCGTGGCCATGGCGCTGCTGCTGCTGTTGATGCTGGCGCTGAGCTGGTTCCAGCTGCGCTTGGGCTTGGCACCGCTTAACAGTTTGCAAGCAGGCCTGGACCGGCTCAAGCGGGGAGATAGCAACGCATTGGAAGGGTATTACCCCACTGAACTTCAGCCCCTGGTAGACGACTTTAATCTTGCGCTGCAACACCAGCACACATCGGCCCTGCTGGCGCGCGAACAGGCTGGCAATTTGGCACACGGCGTCAAAACACCACTAAGCGTCATGCAACAGGCAGCACAGCTTTATGGTGACCACCCTTTGGCACAAACCGTACGCGAACATGTCACCCAAGCAAAGCGACAAATTGACTGGCACCTCGCCAAGTCACGAGCCGCCGCAGCACACCAGCAAATACACGAAGCCATCGCCGCGACACCCATGGTTGATAGCCTGGTACGCGCCATGCGCGTGGTACACGCCAACAAGCAACTCAACATTCAGTGGGTCAGACCCACACAACAAATTGACTTTCTTGGAGCAGCACCAGACTTTCAAGAAATGCTGGGCAATGTGTTGGACAACGCCTGTATGTGGGCCACACACACGGTGCACATCAGTGTTACGTACCAACACGCCAACCAACTGCAAATCACCATCCAGGACGATGGCCCAGGTCTCAGCGCCGCACACATACAGCACGTGATGCAACGCGGCGTACGACTGGACGAGCAACAATCTGGCAGCGGCCTGGGCTTGACCATCACACAAGACTTGGCCGCCACTTACGGCGGAAAGTTGCAACTAGGCCCAAGTACCCTGGGCGGCCTGCAAGCAACGCTAACGCTGCCCGCTCGCCTGCGCAGCACCACCAGCTAG
- a CDS encoding YadA C-terminal domain-containing protein, translated as MWQPWPACQHASLPALPAGADSGFTAGVGAYSGKNALAIGFQHRLSANTTFKAAAATGSNGKATVGVGFSYSWGGSNRSTPAQGQQVVALQDQLSVQAVENAKLKQQ; from the coding sequence ATGTGGCAGCCATGGCCAGCATGCCAGCATGCCAGCCTGCCGGCATTGCCAGCAGGCGCGGACAGCGGCTTTACTGCAGGTGTAGGAGCCTACAGCGGCAAGAACGCGCTAGCCATTGGCTTCCAGCACAGGCTCAGTGCCAATACCACCTTCAAGGCGGCAGCGGCCACTGGCAGCAATGGCAAGGCCACAGTGGGCGTAGGTTTCAGCTACTCATGGGGCGGCTCTAACCGAAGCACACCAGCCCAAGGCCAGCAAGTGGTGGCGTTGCAGGATCAGCTCAGTGTGCAAGCAGTAGAAAACGCCAAGCTCAAGCAGCAGTGA
- the lpdA gene encoding dihydrolipoyl dehydrogenase encodes MALIDVQVPDIGDFDEVAVIELLVAVGDTVAVDQSLITVESDKASMEIPSSHAGVVKSLSVKLGDKVKQGVVLLQVEAAAGAAEPAPAPAAPEFAAVPAPAKTDVAPVVVADAPADTDCDLLVLGGGPGGYSAAFRAADLGLKVILVERYATIGGVCLNVGCIPSKALLHVAAVMDEVKHFEELGVTYAAPKVDIDKLRGHKEKVIGKLTGGLAAMAKMRKVEVVRGVGSFTGTHSLDVALTSGPKQAVTGEKRTLKFKRAIIAAGSQAVHLPFLPDDPRVVDSTGALNLTRVPKRMLIVGGGIIGLEMGTVYSTLGARLDVVEMMDGLMQGADRDLVKVWQKMNAPRFDNIMLKTKTVGAKATKAGIEVTFEGEGAPAPQTYDLVLQAVGRTPNGKKIAAEAAGVDVTDRGFINVNIQMRTNVGHIFAIGDIVGQPMLAHKAVHEAHVAAEVIAGELLGDKTLASSAFNARVIPSVAYTDPEVAWVGLTEDQAKADGIKVTKGMFPWSASGRAIANGRDEGFTKLLFCADTHRVLGGGMVGTHAGDMIGEVALAIEMGADATDIGKTIHPHPTLGESIGMAAEVAHGSCTDLPPTKKR; translated from the coding sequence ATGGCATTGATTGACGTACAAGTTCCAGATATAGGCGACTTTGATGAAGTCGCCGTGATTGAATTGCTGGTAGCCGTGGGCGACACGGTTGCGGTTGACCAGTCTTTAATCACCGTAGAGTCTGACAAAGCCTCTATGGAAATTCCATCCAGTCACGCTGGTGTGGTCAAGTCACTGAGCGTCAAGCTTGGCGACAAGGTCAAGCAAGGCGTGGTGTTGCTTCAGGTCGAAGCAGCCGCAGGCGCTGCAGAGCCTGCACCGGCCCCTGCGGCTCCAGAATTTGCTGCCGTGCCCGCACCCGCCAAAACCGACGTGGCTCCTGTGGTGGTAGCCGATGCGCCAGCAGATACAGACTGCGACTTGTTGGTGCTGGGCGGCGGCCCAGGTGGCTACTCGGCAGCGTTTCGCGCCGCTGACCTGGGCTTGAAAGTCATTCTGGTTGAGCGCTACGCCACCATTGGCGGCGTGTGTTTAAACGTGGGTTGCATTCCATCCAAGGCCTTGTTGCACGTGGCAGCGGTGATGGACGAGGTCAAACACTTTGAAGAGTTGGGCGTGACTTACGCCGCACCTAAAGTAGACATTGACAAGTTGCGCGGGCACAAGGAAAAAGTCATTGGCAAGCTCACGGGCGGCCTGGCTGCCATGGCCAAAATGCGCAAGGTAGAAGTGGTGCGCGGCGTGGGCAGCTTTACGGGTACGCACAGCCTGGACGTTGCGCTGACCAGTGGCCCCAAACAAGCCGTTACTGGCGAGAAGCGCACACTCAAGTTCAAGCGCGCGATTATTGCAGCGGGCTCGCAAGCGGTGCATTTGCCGTTTTTGCCAGACGACCCGCGTGTGGTGGACAGCACCGGCGCACTCAACCTCACGCGTGTGCCCAAGCGCATGTTGATTGTGGGCGGCGGCATTATCGGCCTGGAAATGGGCACGGTTTACAGCACGCTGGGCGCGCGCCTGGACGTGGTGGAAATGATGGACGGCTTGATGCAAGGCGCAGACCGTGACCTGGTCAAGGTGTGGCAAAAAATGAATGCGCCGCGCTTTGACAACATCATGCTCAAGACCAAAACCGTGGGCGCCAAAGCCACCAAGGCTGGTATCGAGGTGACTTTTGAAGGCGAGGGCGCACCCGCGCCACAAACCTACGACTTGGTGCTGCAAGCCGTGGGCCGTACACCCAATGGCAAAAAAATTGCTGCTGAGGCTGCAGGCGTTGACGTTACAGACCGTGGTTTTATCAACGTCAACATTCAAATGCGCACCAACGTGGGCCACATCTTTGCCATTGGCGACATTGTGGGGCAGCCCATGCTGGCGCACAAGGCGGTGCACGAGGCTCACGTAGCCGCAGAGGTGATTGCGGGTGAGCTGCTGGGTGACAAAACCCTGGCCAGCTCGGCGTTTAATGCGCGCGTGATCCCAAGCGTGGCTTACACAGACCCCGAAGTGGCATGGGTGGGCCTTACCGAAGACCAGGCCAAAGCAGACGGCATAAAAGTCACCAAAGGCATGTTCCCCTGGTCAGCTTCAGGGCGCGCCATTGCAAACGGTCGTGACGAAGGCTTTACCAAACTGCTATTTTGCGCAGACACGCATCGCGTCCTTGGCGGCGGCATGGTGGGCACACACGCTGGCGACATGATTGGCGAAGTGGCCTTGGCCATAGAGATGGGCGCAGACGCTACCGACATTGGCAAAACCATTCACCCCCACCCAACTCTGGGCGAGAGTATTGGTATGGCCGCTGAAGTGGCACACGGCTCTTGCACAGACTTGCCTCCCACTAAAAAGCGCTAA
- the aceF gene encoding dihydrolipoyllysine-residue acetyltransferase — MSLIQVSVPDIGDFDEVAVIELLVAVGDTVDKDQSLITVESDKASMEIPSSHAGVVKSISVKLGDKVKQGVVLLELEGEGAAPVAAPAAPVAAPVAAPVAAPTAAPAAAPASASNTPVELRVPDIGDFKDVAVIELLVAVGDTVAAEQSLITVESDKASMEIPASHAGVLQSLNVKLGDVVNIGDLIGMVLASAPAGAAAASATVAAPAAVPAAAPASSTAVAATAAVVAATPSHNPTVAPSGKQPYASPSVRKIARQLGVPLEELKGTGHKGRITTDDVHNFTKAVMAGVAQTAAQAAKGGSGAADGAGLGLLPWPKVDFAKFGPVERRDMSRIKKISGANLHRNWVMIPHVTNHDDADITELEAFRVSTNKENEKSGAKVTMLAFLIKASVAALKKFPEFNSSLDGDQLVMKQYFHIGFAADTPNGLVVPVIKDADQKGVMQISAEMAELAKKARDGKLGPADMSGACFTISSLGGIGGRYFTPIINAPEVAILGVCRSNMEPVWNGKEFVPRLMLPLSLSWDHRVIDGASAARFNAYLGQLMADFRRILL, encoded by the coding sequence ATGTCATTGATTCAAGTAAGCGTTCCCGATATTGGCGACTTCGACGAAGTCGCTGTGATTGAGCTGCTGGTGGCTGTGGGCGATACGGTAGACAAAGACCAGTCTTTGATCACCGTAGAGTCTGATAAAGCCTCAATGGAAATTCCGTCCAGCCACGCCGGTGTGGTCAAGTCCATCAGCGTAAAGCTGGGCGACAAGGTCAAGCAAGGCGTTGTGCTGCTTGAGCTGGAGGGCGAGGGCGCGGCACCGGTTGCTGCCCCTGCTGCACCAGTGGCCGCTCCAGTCGCTGCACCTGTAGCCGCTCCAACTGCAGCGCCCGCTGCGGCGCCAGCGTCAGCCAGCAACACCCCGGTAGAGCTGCGTGTGCCAGATATCGGCGACTTTAAAGATGTAGCCGTGATTGAGCTGTTGGTTGCCGTGGGTGATACCGTGGCTGCTGAGCAGTCGCTGATCACAGTAGAGTCTGACAAAGCATCCATGGAAATTCCAGCCAGCCATGCGGGTGTGTTGCAAAGCCTTAATGTGAAGCTGGGTGACGTGGTCAACATCGGTGACCTCATAGGCATGGTACTGGCCAGTGCGCCAGCTGGTGCGGCTGCGGCCTCTGCAACTGTTGCCGCGCCTGCCGCGGTGCCTGCCGCAGCACCTGCTTCATCCACCGCTGTTGCTGCGACTGCTGCCGTTGTGGCGGCAACGCCCTCACACAACCCAACGGTTGCGCCAAGTGGCAAACAACCCTATGCATCGCCTTCAGTGCGCAAGATTGCGCGCCAGTTGGGTGTGCCACTTGAAGAGCTCAAAGGCACTGGCCATAAAGGTCGCATCACTACTGACGACGTACACAACTTCACCAAAGCCGTGATGGCCGGTGTGGCGCAAACGGCAGCTCAGGCTGCTAAAGGCGGCAGCGGTGCAGCAGACGGTGCGGGGCTGGGCTTGCTGCCTTGGCCTAAAGTTGACTTTGCCAAGTTTGGGCCCGTTGAGCGTCGCGACATGTCGCGCATCAAAAAGATCAGTGGTGCCAACTTGCATCGCAACTGGGTCATGATTCCGCACGTCACCAACCACGACGATGCAGACATCACAGAACTAGAGGCTTTCCGCGTTTCTACCAACAAAGAGAACGAAAAGTCTGGTGCCAAAGTCACCATGTTGGCCTTCCTCATCAAGGCCAGTGTTGCCGCGCTGAAGAAGTTCCCAGAGTTCAACAGCTCGCTGGACGGCGACCAGTTGGTCATGAAGCAGTACTTCCACATTGGCTTTGCGGCCGATACGCCCAACGGCTTGGTTGTGCCTGTGATCAAAGACGCCGACCAGAAAGGCGTGATGCAAATCAGCGCCGAGATGGCCGAGCTGGCCAAGAAAGCCCGAGACGGCAAGTTGGGCCCCGCAGACATGAGTGGCGCTTGCTTCACCATTTCCAGCTTGGGCGGTATTGGTGGGCGTTACTTCACGCCCATCATCAACGCGCCAGAGGTGGCTATTTTGGGCGTATGCCGCTCCAACATGGAGCCGGTGTGGAACGGCAAAGAGTTTGTGCCGCGCTTGATGTTGCCGCTGTCGTTGTCGTGGGACCACCGCGTCATTGACGGTGCATCGGCTGCGCGCTTTAACGCCTACCTGGGCCAACTCATGGCGGACTTCCGTCGCATCTTGCTGTAA
- a CDS encoding PAS domain S-box protein, translated as MVSPSNQMPQPPQQAQPHVSGKSGLRAPSRLWRRWWRAQTPAKQDRVATFGPLAAVVLFLAAIVLSIGYLRVEEADREQETITRDVEYAQQRLRLHLLERREQLLRLARDVTSERLSGQRFVQQAQQLIALAPDLETVALLDERHTIKGSYTAQTAPISRVRYVGENMASANNADAFQTLAAVKATVYTRPIHDEAAIAGLPAEAQGSDATLLLLVPVMQGEQLVGSLMAELSMDGLLRYGVPGEVLTKYAVALVDASDNVLAGYMPEVKRLMARWLPWAAQQSEHQVAVSPIGSSLVLKARAWRTSSSVIGNTILSLVAALSALTLWMLMGNWRHTRKRLETQHALMAETNFRRAMENSMLTGMRALDMQGRITYVNPAFCQMTGWTEQELVGRTPPFPYWPRNDQAMLAARLEDELKGRSNPGGFEVRVQRKDNSIFAARMYVSPLIAPGGLQTGWMTSMTDITEPKRIREELSAAHERFTTVLESLEAAVSVASLGGKELLFANKQYRNWFNAKALGHYEMVMQAQLGVLNSMGQSDDTGGAQDTVDDIDDIDDMAGMPAGTLLEAQAADTQVFIDDLGKWLEVRSRYITWVDGRLAQIVIATDITARLEAQAQAAVQMERAQTASRLITMGEMASSVAHELNQPLAAISNYCSGMISRINNKGIAEEDLLMALDKTAKQAQRAGQIITRIRSFVKRSEPNRTQADALQIVNNAVELADIELRRNQVRLTHYLAERMPPLLVDPILIEQVLINLIKNAAESIQLAGRPVGQRAIELKVRPRVVDGKDMMEFSVHDNGNGVPADMLERIYDAFYSTKSEGMGIGLKLCRSIVESHQGRMSVENLYNGDTVTGCTFCFWLPVNPASQRMSNNTSSPGKGNQN; from the coding sequence ATGGTGTCCCCCTCCAATCAAATGCCGCAACCGCCGCAACAAGCCCAGCCGCATGTCAGCGGCAAGTCTGGCCTGAGAGCGCCGTCGCGTCTGTGGCGTCGCTGGTGGCGCGCGCAAACACCGGCCAAACAAGACCGTGTAGCAACCTTTGGCCCACTGGCAGCGGTTGTGCTGTTTTTGGCCGCCATCGTCCTGTCAATTGGTTATCTGCGGGTTGAAGAGGCAGACCGCGAGCAAGAAACAATTACCCGCGACGTGGAATATGCCCAGCAACGACTGCGCCTGCACTTGCTGGAGCGGCGCGAACAGCTGCTGCGCTTGGCCAGGGACGTGACATCTGAGCGCTTGTCTGGGCAGCGGTTTGTGCAACAAGCGCAACAACTCATAGCCTTGGCGCCAGACCTGGAAACGGTGGCCTTGCTGGACGAGCGGCACACCATAAAGGGGAGCTATACCGCCCAAACCGCCCCCATCAGCCGGGTGCGCTACGTTGGTGAAAACATGGCCAGCGCCAACAATGCAGACGCCTTTCAGACCCTGGCGGCTGTGAAGGCCACGGTGTACACGCGCCCCATACATGACGAAGCCGCCATAGCCGGCTTGCCTGCAGAAGCACAGGGCAGCGACGCCACCTTGTTGCTGCTGGTGCCGGTGATGCAGGGTGAGCAATTGGTGGGCAGCCTGATGGCGGAGCTCAGCATGGACGGGCTATTGCGCTACGGTGTGCCTGGCGAGGTGCTAACCAAATACGCGGTGGCATTGGTAGATGCCAGTGACAACGTATTGGCGGGCTACATGCCAGAGGTGAAGCGCTTGATGGCACGCTGGCTGCCTTGGGCCGCACAACAATCCGAGCACCAGGTAGCGGTCTCACCCATTGGCAGCAGCCTGGTGCTCAAGGCCAGGGCTTGGCGCACCTCTTCCAGCGTCATTGGCAACACCATTTTGTCGCTGGTGGCCGCACTCAGTGCGCTGACGCTGTGGATGCTCATGGGTAACTGGCGACACACGCGCAAACGCCTGGAGACACAACACGCCTTGATGGCTGAGACCAACTTCAGGCGCGCCATGGAAAACTCCATGCTCACGGGTATGCGCGCCTTGGACATGCAAGGACGCATCACCTACGTCAACCCTGCGTTTTGCCAAATGACGGGGTGGACCGAGCAAGAGTTGGTGGGGCGCACGCCGCCCTTCCCTTATTGGCCGCGCAACGACCAGGCCATGTTGGCCGCGCGCCTGGAGGACGAACTGAAGGGGCGCTCCAACCCCGGCGGGTTTGAGGTACGGGTGCAACGCAAAGACAACAGCATTTTTGCTGCGCGTATGTATGTGTCACCACTGATTGCGCCTGGCGGCTTGCAAACCGGCTGGATGACCTCCATGACCGACATCACTGAGCCCAAACGCATTCGCGAAGAGCTTAGCGCAGCGCATGAACGCTTCACAACAGTGTTGGAAAGCTTGGAAGCGGCTGTGTCTGTGGCAAGTCTGGGCGGTAAAGAGCTGCTGTTTGCCAACAAGCAATACCGCAACTGGTTCAACGCCAAAGCACTGGGCCACTACGAGATGGTGATGCAGGCGCAGCTGGGCGTGCTCAACAGTATGGGCCAGTCTGATGACACCGGCGGTGCACAAGATACCGTAGACGACATAGATGACATAGACGACATGGCCGGTATGCCAGCCGGCACGCTGCTGGAGGCGCAAGCTGCCGACACGCAAGTGTTTATTGACGACTTGGGCAAATGGCTTGAGGTGCGTTCGCGCTACATCACTTGGGTGGATGGCCGCTTGGCGCAAATCGTTATTGCAACAGACATTACCGCCAGACTTGAGGCCCAGGCACAAGCCGCGGTGCAGATGGAGCGCGCCCAAACGGCCAGCCGCTTAATCACCATGGGCGAAATGGCCTCTAGTGTGGCGCACGAGCTCAACCAACCCTTGGCAGCTATTTCCAATTACTGCTCGGGCATGATTTCGCGCATCAACAACAAGGGCATTGCTGAAGAAGACCTGCTCATGGCGCTGGACAAAACGGCCAAGCAAGCGCAGCGTGCTGGGCAAATCATCACGCGCATACGCTCGTTTGTGAAGCGCAGTGAGCCCAACCGCACGCAAGCAGATGCCCTGCAAATCGTGAACAACGCGGTTGAACTGGCAGACATTGAGCTGCGTCGCAACCAGGTGCGACTGACGCACTACTTGGCAGAGCGCATGCCGCCGCTGCTGGTAGACCCGATTTTGATTGAGCAGGTGCTGATCAACCTTATTAAAAATGCGGCCGAGTCCATTCAGCTTGCAGGCCGCCCGGTCGGGCAGCGCGCCATTGAGCTAAAGGTGCGTCCGCGCGTGGTAGACGGTAAGGACATGATGGAGTTCAGCGTCCACGACAACGGCAATGGCGTACCCGCCGACATGCTGGAGCGCATTTATGACGCTTTTTACAGCACCAAAAGCGAAGGCATGGGTATAGGACTAAAGCTGTGCCGCTCTATTGTCGAATCCCACCAGGGACGTATGTCAGTGGAGAACCTCTACAATGGCGATACGGTCACCGGCTGCACATTTTGCTTCTGGCTGCCCGTTAATCCGGCCAGTCAGCGCATGAGCAACAACACCAGTTCGCCCGGCAAGGGCAACCAAAATTGA
- a CDS encoding response regulator transcription factor — protein sequence MSLNPKKGTVYVVDDDEAVRDSLQWLLEGKDYRVRCFESAEGFLSRYDPREVACLIADIRMNGMTGLELQERLVERQSALPIVFITGHGDVPMAVDAMKKGALDFVQKPFDEAAITNLVERMLDHATEAFESLQQAASRDALLAKLTSRETQVLERIVAGRLNKQIADDLNISIKTVEAHRANIMEKLGANTVADLLKIALSPNTQAAAKNPTA from the coding sequence ATGAGCTTGAACCCGAAAAAAGGTACTGTCTACGTTGTAGATGACGACGAGGCGGTACGCGACTCTTTGCAGTGGCTGCTAGAAGGTAAAGACTACCGGGTACGCTGCTTTGAATCTGCAGAAGGGTTTTTAAGCCGTTACGACCCACGCGAAGTGGCTTGTCTCATTGCCGACATCCGCATGAATGGCATGACTGGCCTTGAATTGCAAGAGCGCCTGGTTGAGCGGCAGTCTGCGTTGCCTATTGTGTTTATCACCGGCCACGGTGACGTGCCTATGGCCGTTGACGCCATGAAAAAAGGCGCACTGGACTTTGTGCAAAAGCCATTCGACGAAGCGGCGATCACCAACCTGGTCGAGCGCATGCTTGACCACGCAACAGAGGCTTTTGAGAGCCTGCAACAAGCTGCCAGCCGCGACGCACTGCTGGCCAAGCTCACGTCTCGCGAAACCCAGGTGCTGGAGCGCATTGTGGCCGGACGCCTGAACAAGCAAATTGCCGATGACCTGAATATCAGCATCAAAACGGTTGAAGCTCACCGCGCCAACATCATGGAAAAGCTGGGTGCCAACACGGTTGCTGATTTGCTCAAGATAGCACTGTCACCCAACACGCAAGCTGCCGCCAAAAACCCAACTGCCTAA